The following are encoded together in the Anaerostipes caccae L1-92 genome:
- a CDS encoding prepilin-type N-terminal cleavage/methylation domain-containing protein has product MKQTIKNKKGFTLVELVVVLVIIGIFAAIAIPSFTAYLRKQKESDAKSECKLIVASSQSAYMELYAKNRLTSVGADKKQILKMAGTGGSFQGSIFFDENEMKIQTLTYKAENGLCVKYNKDADVKYVISDDSALTPLEEYVEEYKKLMDQLYKEGKVNNWASRELLMKYMYDHGNGYMPVDSSFLKSKYFDELEDQLYWQPYYLSSKGVSGSFGSLLIATKSDGSNPNNMHGQWKAYLVYYDGKIYETGKTTTNGAGTHPEYIGVSSLATIKNLDDVHDFLISLGFRVQS; this is encoded by the coding sequence ATGAAGCAGACAATCAAAAATAAAAAAGGGTTTACGCTGGTGGAATTGGTCGTAGTGTTAGTGATCATCGGTATTTTTGCTGCGATTGCGATCCCTTCATTTACCGCATACCTGCGAAAGCAGAAAGAATCAGATGCCAAGTCGGAGTGTAAGCTTATCGTGGCGTCTTCACAGAGTGCGTATATGGAACTGTATGCGAAAAACCGTCTGACCTCAGTGGGCGCGGACAAGAAGCAAATCTTAAAAATGGCCGGCACCGGCGGATCTTTTCAGGGCAGCATCTTCTTCGATGAAAATGAAATGAAGATCCAGACTCTTACCTATAAAGCGGAAAACGGCCTTTGTGTGAAATACAACAAAGATGCCGATGTTAAATATGTGATTTCTGATGACAGTGCTTTGACCCCCTTGGAGGAATATGTAGAAGAATACAAAAAACTCATGGATCAGCTTTACAAAGAGGGAAAAGTAAACAACTGGGCCAGCAGAGAGCTGCTGATGAAGTATATGTATGACCATGGCAATGGATATATGCCGGTCGATTCCTCATTTCTTAAATCAAAATATTTTGACGAACTGGAAGACCAGCTGTACTGGCAGCCCTATTATCTGTCATCCAAAGGGGTATCGGGGTCTTTCGGCTCCTTACTGATCGCTACGAAAAGCGACGGATCGAATCCGAATAACATGCACGGGCAGTGGAAAGCATATCTTGTATATTATGACGGGAAAATATATGAGACGGGTAAGACTACAACCAATGGAGCGGGTACCCACCCTGAGTATATAGGAGTCTCCTCTCTGGCTACAATTAAAAATCTGGATGACGTCCATGATTTTCTCATAAGCCTTGGATTCCGGGTACAAAGTTAG
- a CDS encoding metallophosphoesterase: MKIIKRIILFILLILILTGLLAVYAVKIEPYRLAVRDYDLKNGAASAELKLVHISDIQVSEAYSEERLGKLVDKINGQSPDIVVFTGDLYDNYAAYHPEKKVEKALSAIEARYGKYAVWGNRDYGGGAMRAYPRVIQNGGFKLLANASETVRLPNGKTIGIGGLDDVLFGTPDYELMGSQELKNCDYKILLMHEPDAAERLPENSADLILAGHSHGGQVKLPFFKMKTSLAKKYTDGFYTVNGMKLFVNTGIGTSHYPIRFLVPPEIDVFRISI, encoded by the coding sequence TTGAAGATCATCAAAAGAATCATTCTGTTTATACTTCTGATCCTCATTTTAACAGGCCTTTTAGCGGTATATGCAGTAAAAATAGAACCTTACAGACTGGCAGTACGAGACTATGATTTGAAGAATGGAGCGGCATCGGCAGAACTGAAGCTGGTCCATATATCTGACATCCAGGTGAGTGAAGCATATTCGGAAGAACGGCTGGGAAAGTTAGTGGATAAGATCAACGGACAGTCGCCGGATATTGTTGTCTTTACCGGGGACCTCTATGACAATTATGCTGCTTACCACCCTGAGAAAAAAGTAGAAAAAGCACTGTCTGCCATAGAGGCCAGGTATGGAAAATATGCGGTCTGGGGAAACCGGGATTACGGAGGAGGCGCCATGAGGGCTTATCCGAGAGTCATACAAAACGGAGGATTTAAGCTGCTCGCCAATGCATCTGAGACCGTCCGCCTCCCCAACGGAAAAACGATTGGAATCGGCGGGCTGGATGACGTACTGTTCGGAACACCAGACTATGAACTGATGGGGTCGCAGGAGTTAAAAAACTGTGATTACAAAATATTGCTGATGCACGAACCGGATGCTGCAGAGCGTCTCCCTGAAAACAGTGCCGACCTGATTCTTGCGGGGCACAGTCACGGCGGACAGGTCAAGCTTCCGTTTTTTAAGATGAAAACGTCTCTTGCCAAAAAATATACGGATGGGTTTTATACAGTGAACGGGATGAAGCTTTTTGTCAACACAGGGATCGGGACATCTCACTATCCCATACGGTTTCTCGTTCCTCCGGAAATTGATGTATTTCGTATTTCAATCTGA
- a CDS encoding C-GCAxxG-C-C family protein: MDYINQRVHELYWKNDYNCARTMLFCLREIFEVTLEKQTIISAAGLHGAGGFRAQCGLVEGGLMFIGIYYHFLGRSEEETVTACYKFADTFRKRFGSLTCYELRPGGFTPNDPPHMCEELTCQAVGFACDFMKDAI, encoded by the coding sequence ATGGATTACATAAATCAAAGAGTGCATGAATTGTATTGGAAGAATGATTATAACTGTGCAAGAACCATGCTGTTTTGTTTGAGAGAAATATTTGAAGTTACACTGGAAAAACAAACCATTATCTCGGCTGCAGGTTTACATGGCGCCGGCGGCTTCCGTGCACAGTGTGGTCTGGTTGAGGGCGGATTAATGTTTATAGGCATTTATTATCATTTTTTGGGAAGATCAGAAGAAGAAACTGTCACAGCTTGTTATAAATTTGCAGATACTTTTCGTAAGAGGTTTGGTTCATTAACCTGTTATGAATTAAGGCCAGGCGGATTTACCCCTAATGATCCTCCGCATATGTGTGAAGAGCTTACCTGCCAAGCTGTTGGATTTGCGTGTGATTTTATGAAAGACGCAATATGA
- a CDS encoding pyridoxamine 5'-phosphate oxidase family protein, translating to MRDPVKMIGNLIDKQGVSFISSVDENGYPNTKAMLPPRRREGIKVFYFTTNTSSMRVSQYKYSPKACIYFCDRRFFWGAMLTGTMEVLEDSFYKEMIWQEGDTMYYPEGVTDPDYCVLRFTAEQGRYYSNFSSENFEVE from the coding sequence ATGAGAGATCCAGTGAAGATGATTGGAAACCTGATCGATAAGCAGGGAGTGTCATTTATCAGTTCTGTGGATGAAAATGGTTATCCCAATACGAAGGCTATGCTGCCGCCGCGGAGAAGAGAGGGTATCAAGGTATTTTATTTTACCACGAATACGTCTTCTATGAGAGTCAGCCAGTATAAATACAGTCCTAAAGCCTGTATTTATTTTTGTGACAGACGGTTTTTTTGGGGCGCTATGCTGACAGGTACTATGGAGGTACTGGAAGACAGCTTCTATAAAGAGATGATATGGCAGGAAGGTGATACCATGTATTACCCGGAAGGTGTCACAGACCCGGATTACTGTGTTCTGCGCTTTACTGCGGAGCAGGGGAGATATTACAGCAATTTCAGTTCTGAAAATTTTGAGGTTGAATAA
- a CDS encoding winged helix-turn-helix transcriptional regulator yields the protein MKMRNEYTCPLELTHDIIKGKWKPIILWELSKGGSSLSVLKKSIRGISQKMLVQHLKELQEWGMIGKTINDSYLLKSNYFLTKRGKKIFEAVSIMQDVGIEMMIEDHREEFLKEKGLL from the coding sequence ATGAAGATGAGGAATGAGTACACGTGTCCTTTGGAATTGACACATGACATTATAAAGGGCAAATGGAAGCCGATTATTTTATGGGAGCTCAGCAAGGGCGGCAGTTCTCTTTCAGTTCTAAAAAAGTCCATCCGGGGAATCAGCCAGAAAATGCTGGTGCAGCATCTGAAAGAGCTTCAGGAATGGGGAATGATCGGAAAAACGATAAATGACAGCTATCTATTGAAATCGAATTACTTTCTCACGAAACGAGGGAAAAAGATTTTTGAAGCCGTATCAATTATGCAGGATGTTGGGATCGAGATGATGATTGAGGATCACAGGGAAGAATTTTTAAAAGAAAAAGGGCTGTTATAG
- a CDS encoding recombinase family protein, whose amino-acid sequence MKMSGMGQPGIVNYLNDQGVLSFMEYKHSIGINIQDSFKIHKQAEWSAMSVNRILENEVYIGTLIQGRHTIPNHKIKKFMDKPEKDWIRIEQNHEPIITDPEFALVQRLLGLDTRTSPNEEKVYPLSGLAVCGDCGALIEIAKISIF is encoded by the coding sequence TTGAAAATGTCGGGGATGGGCCAACCAGGAATTGTCAATTATCTGAATGACCAGGGCGTGTTATCCTTTATGGAGTATAAGCATAGCATTGGAATTAATATTCAGGATAGTTTCAAGATACACAAACAGGCTGAGTGGAGTGCCATGTCAGTGAATCGTATTCTGGAAAATGAGGTATATATCGGAACACTGATCCAGGGGAGACATACCATACCGAACCATAAGATCAAAAAATTTATGGATAAGCCGGAAAAGGACTGGATAAGGATTGAGCAGAACCATGAGCCAATCATAACTGACCCAGAATTTGCTTTAGTGCAGAGACTGTTGGGGTTGGATACGAGGACCTCTCCAAATGAGGAAAAGGTATATCCGTTATCCGGTCTTGCTGTCTGCGGTGACTGCGGGGCATTGATAGAAATAGCAAAAATCAGCATTTTCTAG
- a CDS encoding HD domain-containing protein yields MSEENDGVYSFPNLEIHLKELWTCHPETPCFASCSRPTSFIHKTIICSTLFRRLQDKAQVFPLDDDDYIRTRLTHSLEVSAIGKKLGEYVFKKLKKEKRDLWFETHTEKEFSDVLLCAGLVHDIGNPPFGHFGEYAIREWFQTNLSHLYLGKEQITNILSEWQLQDLYSFEGNAQSLRILSKTPYLGKKTALISHMKFWEQL; encoded by the coding sequence TTGTCCGAAGAAAACGATGGTGTATACTCCTTCCCTAATCTGGAAATTCATCTGAAAGAGCTGTGGACTTGCCACCCGGAAACACCTTGCTTTGCAAGTTGTTCCCGTCCGACAAGTTTTATTCATAAAACAATTATTTGTAGTACCCTATTTCGCAGATTACAAGATAAGGCACAGGTTTTCCCCTTAGATGATGATGACTATATAAGAACCCGTTTAACGCATTCATTAGAAGTATCGGCAATAGGAAAAAAGCTAGGCGAATATGTATTCAAAAAGCTAAAGAAAGAAAAGAGAGATTTATGGTTTGAAACCCATACAGAAAAAGAGTTTTCTGATGTCCTTCTATGTGCAGGTTTAGTACATGATATAGGAAATCCACCATTTGGCCATTTTGGAGAATATGCAATTCGTGAATGGTTCCAGACAAATCTTAGTCATTTGTATTTAGGAAAAGAACAAATAACAAACATACTGTCAGAATGGCAACTCCAGGATTTATATTCCTTTGAAGGGAATGCACAGTCTTTGCGTATATTGTCCAAAACGCCTTATCTGGGGAAAAAAACGGCTTTAATCTCTCATATGAAGTTCTGGGAGCAATTATGA
- the mgtA gene encoding magnesium-translocating P-type ATPase — protein sequence MNKKENRMAVRQSVEKTVIRDEQNRRIQFAATNPIKEVLKKLHTTLRGLDAEAVHVSRTKYGTNKVTHEKKKSLAKRVAGAFINPFTAILFCLALVSTITDMILPYFSLFGSTPEDFDCLTVVIILTMVFISGTLRFVQESRSGNAAEKLLAMITTTCTVTRKNQEKIEIPMDDLVVGDIVHLSAGDMIPADVRILDAKDLFVSQSSLTGESEPVEKTPNVSAQKESVTDYTNIAFMGSNVISGSATAVVACVGDHTLFGSMACAVAGEAVETSFTKGVNAVSWVLIRFMLVMVPLVFFVNGITKGDWLEAFLFGISIAVGLTPEMLPMIVTTCLAKGAVSMSKKQTIVKNLNSIQNFGAIDILCTDKTGTLTQDKVVLEYHLNVNGEDDTRVLRHAYINSYFQTGYKNLMDLAIINKTEEEEAADSRLIDLSENYVKVDEIPFDFTRRRLTTVVQDKKGKTQMVTKGAVEEMLSICTFAECDGGVQPLTDDVRCRILETVDDLNDKGFRVLGIAQKSNPSPVGAFGVKDECDMVLIGYLAFLDPPKESTADAIKALKDHGVTTKILTGDNDKVTRTICKQVGMKVRNMLLGSDLEHMSDVELARAAESTDVFAKLTPDQKARVVSVLRENGHTVGFMGDGINDAAAMKAADIGISVDTAVDVAKESADIILLEKDLMVLEQGIIEGRKTYANMIKYIKMTASSNFGNMFSVLAASALLPFLPMMSVHLIFLNLIYDLSCTAIPWDNVDEEFIAKPRKWDASSVGSFMIWIGPTSSIFDFTTYIFMYFVFCPLFVSNGVLFNDLPAHFSGAELATLQAQYIGMFQAGWFVESMWSQTLVIHMIRTPRLPFIQSRASAPVTLLTMAGITVLTIIPFTVFGTMLGFVALPATYFAYLIPCILVYMILATSLKKAYVRHFGELL from the coding sequence ATGAACAAGAAAGAAAACCGCATGGCTGTTCGTCAGTCTGTCGAAAAGACAGTCATTCGTGACGAACAGAACCGTCGCATTCAATTTGCTGCAACCAATCCCATTAAAGAGGTTTTGAAAAAACTTCATACCACACTTCGGGGATTAGATGCAGAAGCAGTACACGTAAGTCGTACCAAATATGGCACCAATAAAGTAACGCATGAAAAAAAGAAGTCCTTGGCAAAACGGGTGGCCGGTGCGTTTATCAACCCCTTTACAGCCATTCTGTTTTGTCTGGCTCTGGTATCAACCATTACAGATATGATTCTACCTTATTTTTCTCTGTTTGGCAGTACGCCGGAGGATTTTGATTGTCTGACGGTGGTTATCATTTTAACAATGGTGTTCATTTCAGGTACGCTTCGGTTTGTGCAGGAATCCAGAAGTGGAAACGCAGCAGAAAAGTTGTTAGCCATGATTACGACCACCTGCACCGTTACCCGTAAGAACCAGGAAAAAATAGAAATTCCTATGGATGATCTGGTGGTCGGAGATATTGTACATCTGTCTGCTGGAGACATGATTCCGGCGGATGTTCGTATTTTGGACGCGAAGGATTTGTTTGTCAGCCAGTCAAGTCTTACTGGAGAGAGTGAACCTGTTGAAAAAACGCCCAATGTGAGCGCACAGAAAGAGAGCGTGACCGATTACACAAACATTGCTTTTATGGGTAGTAATGTGATTTCTGGCAGCGCAACAGCTGTTGTTGCTTGTGTTGGCGATCATACTCTGTTTGGCTCCATGGCGTGCGCAGTTGCCGGGGAAGCGGTTGAAACAAGCTTTACCAAGGGTGTCAACGCCGTTTCTTGGGTGCTGATTCGTTTTATGCTCGTTATGGTTCCGCTGGTGTTCTTCGTCAACGGTATCACCAAGGGCGACTGGTTAGAGGCCTTCTTATTCGGCATTTCTATTGCTGTCGGTTTGACACCGGAAATGCTGCCGATGATTGTAACAACCTGTCTTGCGAAAGGTGCTGTTTCCATGAGCAAGAAGCAGACAATCGTTAAAAACCTCAATTCTATTCAGAATTTCGGTGCCATTGACATTCTCTGCACCGACAAGACCGGCACTCTGACCCAAGATAAGGTTGTGCTGGAATACCACCTGAATGTAAATGGCGAGGACGATACGCGAGTACTGCGTCACGCTTACATTAATAGTTACTTCCAGACCGGCTATAAAAACCTGATGGATTTGGCGATTATCAATAAGACGGAGGAAGAAGAAGCAGCAGATTCGCGTCTCATTGACCTGTCCGAAAACTATGTAAAGGTAGACGAGATTCCTTTTGACTTTACTCGTCGCCGTCTGACTACTGTGGTGCAGGATAAAAAGGGCAAGACCCAAATGGTAACAAAAGGTGCTGTGGAAGAAATGCTTTCTATTTGTACATTTGCAGAGTGTGATGGAGGAGTGCAGCCTCTGACGGATGACGTTCGTTGTCGGATTCTGGAGACAGTGGATGATCTTAACGACAAGGGATTTCGCGTTCTGGGGATTGCACAGAAAAGCAATCCGTCCCCAGTTGGCGCATTTGGTGTCAAAGATGAGTGTGACATGGTGCTGATTGGATATCTGGCATTCCTGGATCCTCCAAAAGAATCTACTGCGGATGCTATTAAGGCTTTGAAAGACCACGGTGTTACCACCAAAATTTTAACCGGTGATAACGACAAAGTGACTCGTACCATCTGCAAGCAGGTGGGGATGAAGGTTCGCAATATGCTTCTAGGTTCTGATTTGGAGCACATGAGCGATGTAGAGCTTGCAAGAGCGGCGGAGTCTACAGATGTATTTGCAAAGCTGACTCCTGACCAGAAGGCTCGTGTGGTTTCCGTTCTCCGTGAAAATGGTCATACGGTCGGTTTCATGGGTGACGGTATCAATGATGCCGCAGCTATGAAAGCCGCCGACATCGGCATTTCGGTGGATACTGCTGTCGATGTGGCAAAGGAATCTGCCGACATCATTCTGCTGGAAAAAGACCTAATGGTTTTGGAGCAGGGTATCATTGAGGGACGTAAGACCTACGCCAACATGATTAAATATATCAAGATGACTGCATCTTCCAACTTCGGCAATATGTTCTCTGTACTGGCGGCTTCCGCACTGCTGCCGTTCCTGCCGATGATGAGCGTGCATCTGATCTTCCTGAATCTGATCTATGATCTGTCTTGCACTGCCATTCCTTGGGACAATGTGGATGAGGAGTTCATTGCCAAACCACGTAAATGGGATGCTTCCAGTGTTGGAAGTTTTATGATCTGGATTGGGCCAACCAGCTCCATCTTCGATTTTACAACCTATATTTTCATGTACTTTGTATTCTGCCCGTTATTCGTATCGAACGGTGTGTTGTTCAATGATTTGCCCGCCCATTTCAGCGGTGCAGAGCTGGCAACGCTCCAGGCGCAGTATATCGGGATGTTCCAAGCCGGATGGTTCGTGGAATCTATGTGGAGCCAGACGTTGGTCATTCACATGATCCGTACTCCGAGGCTGCCTTTCATTCAGAGTCGTGCGTCCGCTCCGGTGACTTTGCTCACAATGGCTGGAATTACGGTTCTGACCATTATTCCGTTTACTGTGTTTGGAACTATGCTGGGATTTGTCGCATTGCCTGCAACATACTTTGCTTATCTGATTCCATGTATTCTGGTGTATATGATTCTGGCAACAAGTTTGAAAAAAGCCTATGTCCGTCATTTCGGCGAACTGCTCTAA
- a CDS encoding DUF3784 domain-containing protein, with protein sequence MDFTCIFFGVLFTIAGFLFACGKGHIHLSAWKNMSQEEKDKIKIIPLCRNIGEVIVLNGIIFLMKGFWAGFSNHWFVCAMIAWLIVAGFDVWYIGKSNRYYSQ encoded by the coding sequence ATGGATTTCACCTGCATCTTTTTCGGAGTTCTTTTTACTATTGCAGGTTTCTTGTTTGCTTGTGGGAAAGGACATATTCACCTGTCTGCGTGGAAAAATATGTCGCAGGAAGAGAAAGATAAAATTAAAATTATCCCGCTTTGCCGTAACATCGGGGAAGTCATTGTACTCAATGGCATTATCTTTCTGATGAAGGGGTTTTGGGCAGGATTTTCAAACCACTGGTTTGTGTGTGCGATGATAGCATGGCTAATCGTTGCAGGCTTTGATGTCTGGTATATCGGAAAGAGCAACCGCTATTATAGTCAATAA
- a CDS encoding MgtC/SapB family protein codes for MFYTDFVLRNSLSLALGFLIELERQLTGHPAGIRINVLICMGTSFFTLFPMLYGPDQVFRVGSSIISGVGFLCSGVIFKDSGTVRGMNTAATLWCTAAIGILASTGMYAMAITAAGILIGSNLILRPLARKLNPITAGDESEKQYRISVTCQEDAEQEIRLLLINSNPCKTLFLDNLESGDVVGDKVEIIEEYCSARKPKNNVLEGIVGQALAIPEVVSAGWEVL; via the coding sequence ATGTTTTACACCGATTTTGTTTTAAGAAACTCCCTCTCCTTGGCGCTTGGCTTTCTGATTGAATTGGAACGGCAGCTAACCGGCCATCCGGCAGGTATTCGTATCAATGTTCTGATTTGCATGGGAACCAGCTTCTTTACCTTGTTTCCAATGCTCTATGGCCCGGATCAGGTATTTCGTGTCGGGAGCAGTATTATATCCGGTGTTGGCTTTTTATGCAGCGGTGTGATTTTCAAGGACAGCGGAACAGTGCGTGGAATGAATACTGCGGCAACGCTATGGTGTACAGCTGCCATTGGCATTCTTGCAAGTACAGGGATGTATGCAATGGCAATCACCGCTGCTGGTATTTTGATTGGCTCCAACTTGATTTTGCGTCCTCTTGCAAGAAAGTTGAATCCAATCACTGCCGGTGATGAATCTGAAAAACAATATCGTATTTCGGTCACTTGTCAGGAAGATGCAGAGCAGGAAATTCGTCTGTTGCTTATTAACAGCAATCCTTGCAAAACGCTGTTCCTGGATAATCTGGAAAGCGGCGATGTTGTTGGTGACAAGGTTGAGATCATTGAGGAATACTGTTCTGCTAGAAAGCCTAAAAACAATGTTTTAGAGGGAATCGTTGGGCAGGCATTGGCAATCCCGGAAGTTGTAAGCGCTGGTTGGGAGGTGTTGTGA
- a CDS encoding cation diffusion facilitator family transporter: protein MESKSNPDNAAQKTAMHVSSISIIVNLLLSLFKLIAGIIARSDAMISDAVHSASDVLSTIVVIVGAKMSSKESDAEHPYGHERIECVSSIILSGVLLVTGIGIGIVGLKKIIAGSTGDDLTVPGILALMAAVVSIIVKEWMYWFTRSAAKKINSGSLMADAWHHRSDALSSIGSFAGILGARLGYPILDSIASVIICVVIVKVSMDIFRDAINKMVDHSCNDATEDKLRSLIAAIPEIRRIDLLQTRLFGMKIYVDIEIAVDENLRLKEAHYIAEQVHYSIENSFPEVKHCMVHVNPASTVSDGSTK from the coding sequence GTGGAGAGTAAATCGAATCCCGATAATGCCGCACAAAAGACTGCAATGCACGTTTCCAGTATCAGTATCATTGTAAATCTCCTTTTGTCTTTATTTAAATTGATTGCCGGAATCATCGCAAGATCTGACGCCATGATCTCCGATGCAGTTCATTCAGCGTCCGATGTGCTTAGCACAATTGTGGTTATCGTTGGAGCAAAAATGTCGAGCAAGGAATCCGATGCAGAGCATCCTTACGGACATGAGCGTATTGAATGCGTATCATCCATTATCCTCTCGGGTGTGTTGCTGGTAACGGGAATTGGAATCGGAATTGTTGGGTTGAAAAAGATTATTGCCGGCAGCACTGGGGATGATTTGACAGTTCCGGGAATATTGGCGCTTATGGCCGCCGTAGTATCCATTATTGTAAAGGAGTGGATGTACTGGTTCACCAGATCGGCCGCAAAGAAGATTAATTCCGGCTCTCTGATGGCAGATGCGTGGCATCACCGTTCAGATGCCCTATCTTCTATTGGTTCGTTTGCGGGGATTCTGGGGGCAAGGCTTGGCTATCCTATTTTAGATTCAATTGCCAGTGTTATCATTTGTGTGGTGATTGTGAAGGTGTCCATGGATATTTTCCGTGATGCTATCAATAAAATGGTAGATCATTCCTGCAATGATGCTACTGAAGATAAACTACGAAGTCTGATTGCCGCAATCCCTGAAATAAGGCGTATTGACCTGCTACAGACCCGCCTGTTTGGTATGAAAATATATGTGGATATTGAGATTGCCGTAGATGAAAACCTACGGTTAAAAGAAGCGCATTATATTGCTGAGCAGGTTCATTACTCAATAGAAAATTCCTTTCCAGAAGTAAAACACTGCATGGTTCATGTAAACCCAGCAAGCACTGTATCCGATGGCAGTACAAAGTAG
- a CDS encoding winged helix-turn-helix domain-containing protein, translating to MKKNISFIPMDSALEIWMLEKLIKEPPKSDCAEDLLSGIRDMISGEVSSLLLGASEETELPAGILSDGILIGELEIHPKSRKVLLKGSEISLTPKEFDILYFLSQNRGEVFTKEQIYRAVWEEDYLLDDSNIMAFIRKLRKKIEPDPDAPKYILTIWGIGYKFNDQL from the coding sequence GTGAAAAAGAATATCAGTTTTATCCCTATGGATTCCGCCCTTGAAATTTGGATGCTGGAAAAGCTGATTAAAGAGCCGCCGAAAAGTGACTGTGCAGAAGATTTACTGTCTGGCATCCGGGATATGATCAGCGGGGAGGTATCTTCTTTGCTTTTGGGAGCATCAGAAGAAACAGAGCTACCTGCCGGTATTCTGTCGGACGGGATTCTAATTGGAGAATTGGAGATTCATCCGAAAAGTAGAAAGGTTCTGCTGAAAGGTTCAGAAATCAGCTTGACCCCAAAAGAGTTTGACATTCTGTATTTTCTTTCCCAGAATCGGGGCGAGGTCTTTACTAAAGAGCAGATTTATCGTGCAGTCTGGGAAGAGGATTATCTGCTGGATGACAGCAACATCATGGCATTTATCCGAAAACTGAGAAAGAAGATTGAGCCTGATCCAGATGCGCCGAAGTATATTTTGACTATCTGGGGCATCGGGTACAAATTTAATGACCAACTATAA